Below is a window of Impatiens glandulifera chromosome 2, dImpGla2.1, whole genome shotgun sequence DNA.
ActaagtatataaaaaaaataatgaataaatttataattaaaataaaaagtattttattaataatttataaaagtatataaaatgttataagtttgatttttaCTCAAAAAATACTTTTAAGTTAAAAGtgaaagtttataaaaattatgctaacttttaacattaaaataaaaaaataaagatattaattagttaatttttgaatttatagaCTTATATTCAgttatttaacataaaataatttatttttttcagacAGAGGGAAACtctaattttgtaatatatgtttatatgaaCTAATTTATTGAAGATAAAATACggtataatattaaaagagggaatataataatagtttaaaaaaatatatattagtatatgTGATCCTTTCTTCATAAATTAGCAGTCGAAGTCCAAAATTGAATGATTGAGATGAGAGGGTCCACAAAACAGTGATGGGATATgattataaaaactaatatatcttcttctttttaattattttctttttcttttttctgaCTCATTTAATCCACCTCGAATCGAATTTCATAGTTCGGATGTATcttctatataaataatatataatattatagcaTTTAGATAAGATTGTCAAAATAAATTAcccaataatataaatatcatcattttatataattatgaataacatataatatataaatatcctATCATTAATAACTCATGCCACATGATagtttacatttttaattaattttcacgtaaaagaaattttaacataattatattgactatttttaattttttttttatctcatagtCATGTCTACTTATTTTAACACATTGCATTATtagtataaatttattatcattgttcaaatgttaaaaaaaaaaatatttaaaatatttaacattttatattcaatttaaataaaattaaatattataatcccattaacatttataaaaaaaaaatttagttggttaaaaagttcaTTTTAATGGAGGAGATACATACacagttattattattttctcattaatttaacaaataaagaatatattgtgatccaattactaaataatttaaacatagatatatgtttttacaaaaattgGATAATAATTCAGCAACAATGTTATCTCACAACTACAATCTTGTAAGGATAAGCTTGTAATAATATTGTATAGCTTAATTAAAATATGGGAAagtaaatgataaaaatattttaaagtatatagttttcaaattaacatgatattttttatattaaatttaaatgaaccattcacatctatcaatattattttaattattttaaatgtacattttgaattgaaaaaaagttgaatttgGCTCCACCCAATTTTAggcatatatattttgattattttcacaataaattgtcacaaatataaattaataaaatgattttatcatttaaaaaaaatcttaattcttaattgtgaaaaaagtattaataacTTTGTAGTAGTTGGTTTGAATTACTTATAtgaggataaaattatttattttgaaactaaATACCTTTTGtttattaacaaatgaatgaagTGTTTCtagtttgatttgaattttcataaatatattatttaaaattaatataaaatataattttttataatatatttttgaaattcaagctgtaaaattataattttatttgaaaaacaagatgataaattagattaatatttatatacacaaattcatttttcataataccataaaatttgataaatgattACATTTAATATGAgctatatttttaataattatattttaaaattttaaaataaaaagtgaaattaattttgtttttattttatatgacaAATGTGATTAAAAGTgaatacataaatatttgttttgatacatgctagataaaaaaaaattaatcattttttttaaaagaatttttttaaccaaataaaagagaataatgCACCAAATAAGCAATATAGGCTTGTAAGAtcaatataatgaataaaaatagaaaaaaaaaactgctTAATAAACTTAAAGGTTGTCAATTTACTGCCTCTATCAATTTGAAAGTTGAAAGGCCAACTATTATTCATTAGTTGGATAGCAGTATTTCAAATCTTGTTtggatttatattatttaaataattttgttttagttagaaattaaaatgtattaatatttaataaaaataataagtatataatatttttatattgtgaTTAATAGAGTAAGGATTAAAATTTGTTGTATCCCATATTATTGCATTtgtttacaattaattaatgcaatattttttttatattcttgtAAATCATGCATGCtcattaatatttcattttattaatatcaaatcttattatatatatatatatattaacttactCAACATTTTCCAACACAAATAATCATTCAAGAAGCACTAACAAGTAACAAGAGTAAAATAGGTAtgaaaaaactttatttaatattttttattttgtttttaacatgaaaacacttttatttcccgaggaaaaaaaaagaaaacagaatttaattattaattataattttatgacAACCGGCGTTTATTAACTCTTTAACGGCAACCACCACCGGCATCTAtcatcttctctctcttcttttctctctcttcatcttcttcttctcttcttctcccGATCTGAAACTCCATTGCAGGCCTCGTGTTTATAGGAACGGGTTTGGTTTCTCTGATcctttttttctattttgtattaattatttttttaatctactTTTCCCAAATTACGCGATCCATTTATTTCTCTCCCTCTTGGAATTCTCTCATCTACCGATCCCAATCCCGCCGGGAGGATCTTCCTCCCTCGCCGGAAACTTCATGAATTCCGGAGGGAGGCTGTGAATCGTCCGGCGAGGTTAGGAGGAGAAGGCACTGAAAACATAGATTCCTTGTTTGGGCATAATTATGGAaacatttttaatgtaaaagGTAGATAGATTATTACACGAGGTTAACGTGCAATGAGAGGAACAGGAGATGTAAGCTACCAAGCGTTTGAAGCTCTAACACGGCACAGATACCTAGATCCCTTATTCACTCTTCCTTGCCTTATGGCGTAATCCATTCTATTTCTCAATCTCTCTCCAGATCCTTAACCTTCATTCACCATTTCGTTTAAATTCTCTCGCATGTTCTTGTCAAATCACGTTTCCTAACACCGCTCTCTACTTTCAACCGAAAATAAAAAGGTGCTTCTTTCTTTACCTATTCtctttgttatttaatttcgcaattaccctttgtTTAATTCGTCGGACGAGGTAAAGGTGGTGATTGTTTGATTCATTTTGGTGGTAATATATTCTGTCCGATCGATGGATGAATTTTGGAGTTTGCTGAATTTTGAGCTGAAATCATGTGTTGTTATTACAATTGTCTTATCAGAATTTTGCTAAACTATAATAATCTGTTGTTCTTCCTTAATTCTCTAACAATCTTTCCTTAAAGAGAGATGATTTCTAGTTTATCACATAACTGCTGTTATCAATGTACGTTTTTGCCATCAAGACTGTCTTAATTCGTCATCAACCCCCTTTAGTTTGTCTTTGGGGCCACCATGCTGTAGTTAGACATTCACGATGCCATGAATTCTGATGTATGTAAATGGTTTTAACAGCGGAACTCACTGAAATTTGTTAAACTTGGAATCCAATTGTTTCTCTTGGGGCCACCATGCCATCGGAAAGAATGGACTCAAATGGTttatcatcttctttcttctcagAGCACGTGCATTTCCCTAATGAGGTATTGATGCTTGTTCGATGatcaaatactttatttttttttctctctttggAGTAGTCCTAGTTTGCCTTTTCGATTATTAAGCATCTAATTGTCTACAATTGACAGAGACAGGTGGGCTTTTGGAAGTCTGGAACCTCACCAGCCGACTACGGTAGGTTTAAACTAGCCTCTTGACTATTTCTGAATTCCTTAAATGCTGTAAATAGTTTGTTACAGTTGGTTTAGTAATTCAATTCTTTTTTCTTGTACTCCAGATGTGCATTTTTATGAACCATGTATTTAAATGGAAGAATAGGCTATTGATCTCCTTTTTCTCTTGGCTTCTAACTATGTACTTAAGTAGAAAATGTTTGCAATAAATGTCCCAAACTGTGTTGTTTACTTGATGATTGGTCCCATAGTAACTTAGGTTGTTGCTTGTAGTTTGCAGTATTAACTTAACATAAATGCACATGCATCCTTTCTAAATGTTCCCTGCCTGTACAATGCCGATGTAAATGTTTATATGGAGTTAAGATGTGATGTCTCAAGTTCAATTAAGCAGATTGATTAAAGTAGGGATTTTGCGGTCTGATGTTGCAGTAGCCTCCAGGGAAAAACCTGGTCTACGAAAATGTAGATTATAATAAATGATCTTGTTTGGTCCAATTCAATGAATAACTCAACTTAAAAATTTACTGTTAAGTGTTCAAGAATTGGTATATgcattgtttgtattattattagtctaattttgattaaatagtaaaataattttgtttgggtAGATAagtgaattatatatttatttgaggATATATGACTATTTTTCCctttattgtatttatattggaataaataataaacagaAGAATGGTATTGTGTTAATTTAAACGATGCTTTGAATGGAAGACTAATTAGCTCAGTGGTAGATCACAAGAATTCACCTTCCAAAGGTCATGAGTTCGAGTCTTCATATTGTGACGGATTTGAGAATATttggataatttaatttaattcacatCCTCTAAGAGAGGTTATCATGTTAATGCTATTCTTATCCATGTGTGAAAATGTATGCAGCTTCTGCAGCAGCACATAACAGTTCAATTGTTTCATCACCTTTGGAGTCTCAAGCACATTCCTTTGGACATCATGATCCACGCATAATCCAAAGCCCAAAATTTGGACATAGTTTGGAGAAACATGCCGTGGGAGCAGAGAGAGCAGCTATGAAGAGGCATCTAGATCTGAGTTCAGGAGCAAGATCCATCTTGAAGGCAGATCCATCATCTTTCCCAAAGAAAGGTGAAGGAAATCATATGATGGGTGTGCAGCAGTATGAGAATGGACTGTTCTCAAGCTCATTGTCCGAATTATTTAGCCGACACTGTCATTGTAAGTCAACAAACTGCAAAATTCCCCCCCAAGTTTATATTTCAGCCTCTTCCCCAATTTGTTATGCTTTCATTTGACAGTGAGGTTTCCTCAAGTTAACGCTTCTTATGGTCATTCAGCTGGTACTGCTGTGTCTCCCTATGATGAAGTAGATCCATTTGAATCTCTTGAGGAGATTGAGGCACAGACAATTGGAAATCTTCTCCCTGACGATGAAGACTTACTTTCTGGTGTAACTGACGGACTTGACTATGCAGCACAACACAATGGTGGAGACGATGCTGAAGATTTAGACCTCTTTAACAGCGTTGGAGGTATGGATCTAGGAGATGATAACTTCCGTCTGGGAAAAAGTGACTTCAATCTGGAGCATTCTTCTAGGGAAAATCCATCTCGTACATTGTTTGTTCGGAACATAAACAGTAGCATTGAAGACTCTGAATTACATACCCTTTTTGAGGTTAGCCATGTTCTTCTAGTAGTGCCTACATTTTAGTTAATATGTGTGTTCTTATAACTGAGAATCTGGTACATTTTCTATGGGCAGCAATATGGAGATATTCGCACTCTATATACCACATGTAAAAATAGGGGGTTTGTTATGATATCATATTATGATATAAGGGCGGCCAAAAATGCAATGAAAGCTCTTCAGCACAAACCGTTGAGGCATAGGAAGCTCGACATACACTTTTCCTTTCCAAaggttttctttttattctgCATTGTTTGCCTGTCATTCATGATATGAATAGTGACTATTTGGAAACACACAGATGCTCTTGAAAAATCGTCTGGTATTAGATTTTTTTGAGTGATTATCAGATTGTAGTGTTATTTTTGTTGCTACATTTGGTAAAGAGATCAGATTAGTTTTTAAATCTTCTAATTTTGTCACAaatgtaaaattttcaaatcatgATCAATGCGAAAAAGAAGTTGATAACAAAACAACCTAGTGGTACcacatttttcaataatttcacTTATTTCCTACgagtaattttatattatctCAGGACAATCCTTCGGAGAAAGATGTAAATCAAGGGACCCTCATGATTTCCAATCTAGATTCTTCTGTTTCAAATGAGGAGATATGCCAGATTTTCGGCGACTATGGCGAGATTAAAGAGGCGAGTGTCTATTCAAAGTTCCTCCTTGGAAGTCATCTAATTGGACatcttttactaattttttttcttattcttttctTATGCTGACTTACAGATCTACGATGGTGCACACCAAAGCCAACACAAACTTATTGAGTTTTACGATGTTAGAGACGCAGAAGCTGCTCTTCATGCACTAAACCAGATTGACATAGCTGGAAAGCTTATTAAAGTTGAAACTAAACGGTCTGTCCATCTTTAATCATCATCATTCTATAGATTTCAATTGTTTATTGCctaaacagttttttttttccgGAATGCAACAGTCAGGTTGAACAAGACGAATCTAGTTTCTATCTACAACTAAGTAACCTTGCAAATAATTCAGCATTAACAATGCCGGGTACAATGAATCttattatgaaaaaattgactgttaaatatttttttctaattaactaGTGTTTTGCAGGATCATTTTTACATCGGGGAATGACATCATCTTCCATGGATAACGGAGCTCTCTCAGGAACACACTCATCTATTCAATCCCCTTACAACCAATTCCTGGATAATGCATTCCGCCATGGGATCTCATCTAGTGTTCCTAACTCCTTAATGAAACTTGATTCTATTCGTCAGAGTCTTCCAAACAACAGCCCAACATTGGGAcatatgaaatttgatttccaAGGTTCCCCAAATTTGAGCTCTCAAAATCTTCATCCACACTCCCTGCCCGAGTATCATGACGGTTTCACCACCAACGCTTCCTGCAACTCTCCAAGCATAGCGGCAAATGTTAATATCATTAGACCAGCTGAAAGGATTGAAAACCTGCATTTTTCTAGATTAAGCTCAAATCCACATTCCATCGAAATGAATGACACTGGTATGTAGCTAGCTTCATACATCCGTGTTCTTTTTATGATTGAAAACCCcaagcttgtttgatgaaaaagtggattatttgagttaaatgattaaaatatcctttatatttaaaatatttgtaagggtattttagttgcccactatttatttattttgcatatCTTCTGATCTGAATGTTGTCTTCTTTTTCTGCCTGGCCTTCTCAGTGTTCAGTTCTTCTGCAAATGGTGGATCATCAGCACCTCGAGGATCTCCTTATATGTGGAGTAATAATTCCCCGCAAACTCAAGGAATGATGTGGCCTAACTCATCATCATTCGTCAGTGGGTCCCGTGCCACTCATCCTCATGCACTTCCGAGAGCACATATGATGAGTTCAATTCTGCCTCCAAAccaccatcatcatcatgttGGATCAGCACCATCTTCCAACCATTCGATTTGGGAAAGGCAAACTACTTATGCAGGAGATTCCCCAGATGCTTCGGGTTTCCATCCAGGTTCTCTTGGGAACTCGAGAATGTCGGTTCCTCAAAACATGTTTTCTCATGTTGGTGGAAATTACGTAGACCTACCCCTTCCCTCCCAGAATGTCGGGCATCCTCAGAGATGTTTTATGTTTCCTGGTAGAGGGCAAATGGTGCCCATGGCTAGTTCTTTTGAATGTCTTAATGAAAGGACTAGAAGCCGCAGAAGTGAAGGCTCTTCTAATCAAATTGACAACAAGAAACAATTTGAACTTGACATTGATCGCATTCTCGGAGGAGAAGACATCAGGACTACTCTTATGATAAAGAACATTCCTAACAAGTATGTCAAAacataaaagttaaaaatattctaTTTCCCACAAGTCTAAAAATGATATGGTTTCTTCAGGTACACTTCCAAGATGCTATTAGCAGCAATTGACGACCGTCATCGAGGAACATACGACTTCCTTTACTTACCCATCGATTTCAAGGTAAGGGAAATTTGTTTGTACTACCCTAGAGAGGATTTTTTTATAAGTCTATTACtgatttttaagtttatttctgtTGACTACAGAATAAATGTAACGTGGGATATGCATTTATCAACATGATTGATCCTTCTATGATTATTCCCTTTTATCAGGTTCAGCGACTCgctaacaataatttttttctattgatttttaCGTACAAAGCTAATGAAGTAAAATTAACCTTTTTGTTTTATTCTAGGCATTTAATGGTAAGAAATGGGAAAAATTCAATAGCGAAAAGGTGGCATCACTTGCCTATGGTCGTATACAGGGGAAGCCAGCTCTTATAGCTCATTTCCAGAACTCAAGTTTGATGAATGAGGACAAACGCTGTCGCCCCATTCTCTTCAATACCGAGGGCCCCAATGCTGGCGATCAGGTAAAACTTGAATGATGATTATCAAATATTATACTTGAGAAAAACTTAATTAGTCTGGCCTTGCTTAAACCAAAACATTCCTCATCATTTATATGCAGGTTCCCTTTCCAATGGGAGTTAACATTCGAGCTAGGCCCAGCAAAAGCCGAGCTGGAACAAGCGAGGAAAACCATCAAGAACAAGAATCTTATGTCAACAATGAGCCACCAGTTCCAGTTCCAGGGTTCTAACTTCTATTTGAATTTAGGCATGGCtaacaagaaaaaaaagaaaaagagttaCTTTTTTGCTGGTTCTTGAATGGTTCGAAGAATTGTGAAGGAATTGACCAAAAAGATGAATCCCTTATTTGCTTGGGGGAGTTTTgaaaagttaatataaaaaaaagaaaaggtgAGAAAGGAGAATCAAAATTTTGGATTGGGGTTTGACTTGTGAGAAGAAGGGGTGGAagtttttatctataaatagaCATATAGTAAGTGTTATATGTACAGGAGATTTGTCAAGCTTTTATGGATCGGAGGAGGCCaagaaacttaaaaaaaaacaccCCACCCCTATATGGTCATCCTTCGTTCCttcctttcttttcttcttcttgttattgttgttgttcttcattttgCTGTGCTATAATAATATAGAGGTTATGATTCCTGAGGCGGGCAGGGGATGAATTGATGAATTGACTCGATTACAGACTGAGAAGAAGaagtgttgttgttgttgtttaagTTTTTTGAGATTTAAACATGTTGTATGTACCCATGATCATTGATGATTACTGTATTGTTCTAACAATTTGATTTGCTATCCTGTTTGACCTTTTCATTCTTACTGAAAATAAACTTTGTCCAAATTGCCAATTCTTGTATTTCACTCTTCATACATTTAACTTCAATTTAATGTTTTGAACTGacaatagtatatatatatatatatttatagttgaatgttataaaattttagtcCACAAGAAAGAGATAATGTAATAAAGAAATAATGGCTTTTAGCCAAATAATCACCAATGAAATTAATGTGAGgtttgaaaatggaaaaagtattaaaaaaaaattaaaaaagaggaTGTTGACTGGGGGGTTGTTGGTTAATTGATTGGTTGTAAAATAAGTTGACAAAACAAATATGGATGCCATTCTTTGCCATCCACATCTTGGCTtgatattgatgatgatgatggaatAGCTATGTCCTTAATTTTATTgactattttgatttttaatgatGAGTTACATTGAACTTCTATAATATTAACTTAGGCCTTTtatgggtttttttaaaaaactaagagagaaaaattaaatgatgggtgatgattttgaggaattaataattatttttgataaaaagacttaaagggtattaatatatataaataaaatataaaataataatttaaaataaaaagtattttaatattttggttaatgaaatgagtgatggaTTGGTgaagtaattaatttaaaaattgattttggaaaaattaaaacaaaaacctATAACCAACCAGACTTTAGTCTAATGAATGGGTTCAATATctgattttaaattatacaccTCCTCTAACTTCTTCTATTTAATAGTATTGgatatttattgaatatttgGTCAGTGATGCTTCTAATTAGATTAGCAGTATGTTGTTTAATCTGGGTTCCTTTTTTTGAGTgatcaaattttattgtttagatGAGACTAAATGACTAACTTCTATTTGAGATAACTTGGTAGTGAATTCGAAATAATATGTTTGCTTAATGAAAgaaatggtatatatataattggataAAAGATTAAAACACATTTAGCCAAATAGGATTAATGATTTCCTAATTATAAACCATTATCAAACAAGCCCTACCTAGCTACTAGAAAAGACACTAAGGAAATGAAGAGGCTAAAAAGTCATGTTTGGTTGTTGTTGGTTAGTGTAAAATGTTTAATTGGATATAATATGTTGACCATTTATTTGTAAGGTGCCTGATTTGCTAAAATACCatcaaattactttattttaataaaatataaataaataaataaagactaGGCCTAGttcaaaatgagattttttaaaaattctagagagagaaaaatgtaaAGATCGACGATGATTTTAAGGAGAAgatgattattttttgataaaaatatttaaaatgtattgatatatatgaataaaataaaaaataataatttaaaatatagagtattttaatattttggttaatgaagtaagtgatataattattaaattgattaaaaaattaattttaaataattttttataaaaaaaaaaaccaaaagaaCCAGACATATGTCCTTGTTTTTAATCTCCAATATCCCGGAACTAAATCtatgtttaaccaaaaaaaaaaaaatcaaatattttattcaagattattgatttaagtaaaattttgttataaaatatatcttcacaaaatttaataatgttttctCATTTAAAAGTCTAGTTTCACCTAATTGGTTTGATGTGTTTTGTGTGGTGTGCCACTCTTTGTCAACAGTCAAATCAGAGGAAGACACGTGGCATGTTACTATGATTGGAAAACATATCATGAATGAAATAACCCATTATTAGGAAAAATGAAGTTGAGATGTCATGtatatattgtaaatttattttttacaattttctatattgtaaatttatttcCCCCACTATTTGAAAggaattataattgatttttgttaACTAGAGTTTGTTTGAGTTGACTTTTGtaataaatgtataatatcattttttcatAGCAAGATTAATCTTTAAAGAAGACTAAccaatagaaataaattatttctattactAACATACCAACATAACTTTCTATTTAAACGAgactagtatatatatatatatatatttatttatttatttatttatggatCCCGAGCCACAAATCTAGAAGGAGAGAAACAAAACTTTCTAAGTGATAACAATTTTAGTCCACAAGAAAGAGATAGGTaggtaataaaaataaaatgtttatagctattaaaaaaaaaatcaaaattaaaagttatgcTTCTCACTTCTCATCATTATTGGCCGGCAAAAACAATTGAATGCTTCTCAATCTCACAAGGATCtagattgttatttttttttagaattttatgattttaaaaaaaatatcatatttgatTAGAAAAAGTGTGTATTTTAgatagttttaaattaaattatataaataaataattgcatGATGGTAAGATTTTAAGAGCTCACCAAGGCccctctttatttattttaatgagatatttattaaactgtaaaatattatttattattattttcaacattcaaataaataatattaaatggtGTGGAACATTTTAAAACATGtgttttcaattttcaaatggTTTGAATCGAATTAATTAGTATTTGTTGAAGGAAAAAGACATTAAATTTCGGACCTTCTGTCTGTGTCTAGTATATATACATGTCTTCTTATTTCAATCGAACTCACATATA
It encodes the following:
- the LOC124928134 gene encoding protein MEI2-like 4 isoform X2, with the translated sequence MPSERMDSNGLSSSFFSEHVHFPNERQVGFWKSGTSPADYASAAAHNSSIVSSPLESQAHSFGHHDPRIIQSPKFGHSLEKHAVGAERAAMKRHLDLSSGARSILKADPSSFPKKGEGNHMMGVQQYENGLFSSSLSELFSRHCHSGTAVSPYDEVDPFESLEEIEAQTIGNLLPDDEDLLSGVTDGLDYAAQHNGGDDAEDLDLFNSVGGMDLGDDNFRLGKSDFNLEHSSRENPSRTLFVRNINSSIEDSELHTLFEQYGDIRTLYTTCKNRGFVMISYYDIRAAKNAMKALQHKPLRHRKLDIHFSFPKDNPSEKDVNQGTLMISNLDSSVSNEEICQIFGDYGEIKEIYDGAHQSQHKLIEFYDVRDAEAALHALNQIDIAGKLIKVETKRQVEQDESSFYLQLSNLANNSALTMPGSFLHRGMTSSSMDNGALSGTHSSIQSPYNQFLDNAFRHGISSSVPNSLMKLDSIRQSLPNNSPTLGHMKFDFQGSPNLSSQNLHPHSLPEYHDGFTTNASCNSPSIAANVNIIRPAERIENLHFSRLSSNPHSIEMNDTVFSSSANGGSSAPRGSPYMWSNNSPQTQGMMWPNSSSFVSGSRATHPHALPRAHMMSSILPPNHHHHHVGSAPSSNHSIWERQTTYAGDSPDASGFHPGSLGNSRMSVPQNMFSHVGGNYVDLPLPSQNVGHPQRCFMFPGRGQMVPMASSFECLNERTRSRRSEGSSNQIDNKKQFELDIDRILGGEDIRTTLMIKNIPNKYTSKMLLAAIDDRHRGTYDFLYLPIDFKNKCNVGYAFINMIDPSMIIPFYQAFNGKKWEKFNSEKVASLAYGRIQGKPALIAHFQNSSLMNEDKRCRPILFNTEGPNAGDQVPFPMGVNIRARPSKSRAGTSEENHQEQESYVNNEPPVPVPGF
- the LOC124928134 gene encoding protein MEI2-like 4 isoform X1; the encoded protein is MPSERMDSNGLSSSFFSEHVHFPNERQVGFWKSGTSPADYASAAAHNSSIVSSPLESQAHSFGHHDPRIIQSPKFGHSLEKHAVGAERAAMKRHLDLSSGARSILKADPSSFPKKGEGNHMMGVQQYENGLFSSSLSELFSRHCHLRFPQVNASYGHSAGTAVSPYDEVDPFESLEEIEAQTIGNLLPDDEDLLSGVTDGLDYAAQHNGGDDAEDLDLFNSVGGMDLGDDNFRLGKSDFNLEHSSRENPSRTLFVRNINSSIEDSELHTLFEQYGDIRTLYTTCKNRGFVMISYYDIRAAKNAMKALQHKPLRHRKLDIHFSFPKDNPSEKDVNQGTLMISNLDSSVSNEEICQIFGDYGEIKEIYDGAHQSQHKLIEFYDVRDAEAALHALNQIDIAGKLIKVETKRQVEQDESSFYLQLSNLANNSALTMPGSFLHRGMTSSSMDNGALSGTHSSIQSPYNQFLDNAFRHGISSSVPNSLMKLDSIRQSLPNNSPTLGHMKFDFQGSPNLSSQNLHPHSLPEYHDGFTTNASCNSPSIAANVNIIRPAERIENLHFSRLSSNPHSIEMNDTVFSSSANGGSSAPRGSPYMWSNNSPQTQGMMWPNSSSFVSGSRATHPHALPRAHMMSSILPPNHHHHHVGSAPSSNHSIWERQTTYAGDSPDASGFHPGSLGNSRMSVPQNMFSHVGGNYVDLPLPSQNVGHPQRCFMFPGRGQMVPMASSFECLNERTRSRRSEGSSNQIDNKKQFELDIDRILGGEDIRTTLMIKNIPNKYTSKMLLAAIDDRHRGTYDFLYLPIDFKNKCNVGYAFINMIDPSMIIPFYQAFNGKKWEKFNSEKVASLAYGRIQGKPALIAHFQNSSLMNEDKRCRPILFNTEGPNAGDQVPFPMGVNIRARPSKSRAGTSEENHQEQESYVNNEPPVPVPGF